The following proteins are co-located in the Arctopsyche grandis isolate Sample6627 chromosome 3, ASM5162203v2, whole genome shotgun sequence genome:
- the beta-Spec gene encoding spectrin beta chain isoform X2, with the protein MTTDISMVRWDPSQVPGQEIMDDYEYDGGNSSSRLFERSRIKALADERESVQKKTFQKWVNSHLVRVGSRIGDLYVDMRDGKMLIKLLEVLSGERLPRPTKGKMRIHCLENVDKALQFLRDQRVHLENMGSHDIVDGNPRLNLGLIWTIILRFQIQDITIEEAENKETKSAKDALLLWCQMKTAGYHNVNVRNFTTSWRDGLAFNAIIHKHRADLIQFDKLSKSNPIYNLNNAFNTAEDKLGLTKLLDAEDIFVEHPDEKSIITYVVTYYHYFSKMKQETVQGKRIGKVVGIAMENDRMVKEYESLTSDLLQWIESTIEALGDRTFANSLTGVQQQLGQFANYRTVEKPPKFVEKGNLEVLLFTLQSKMRANNQRPYTPREGKMISDINKAWERLEKAEHERELALREELIRQEKLEQLAARFNRKASMRETWLSENQRLVSQDNFGFDLAAVEAAAKKHEAIETDIFAYEERVQAVVGVCTELQAERYHDVDRISARRDNVLRLWVYLIELLRARRARLELSLQLQQNFQEMLYILDSMEEIKLRLLTDDYGKHLMGVEDLLQKHSLVEADINVLGERVKTVVQQSQRFLEQEEGYRPCDPAITVDRIQQLEDAYGELVRLAIERRKRLEDSRKLWQFYWDTADEENWIKEKEQIVSVDDIGHDLTTVYLLLSKHNALDNEVKSHDPQLKAVIGVGDELVEDGHFGADKIQDRLHDILGQWNHLRDLVSLRRDRLDSAVRFHQLIADADDVDIWMLDTLRLVSSEDVGRDEAQVQSLLKKHKDVTDELKNYAGIIQQLKQQTAQLAPEHAQAPVVVQRLNSIDSRHGELTELGRLRRQRLLDALSLCKLLSEASDAEQWIAEKDRMLNTMVPAKDIEDVEIMKHRYDGFEKEMNANASRIAVVNQLARQLLHVEHPDSQLIQTRQAALNQLWSQLREKAEAKRDELNSAQGVQTFHIECRETVSWIEDKKRILQSTDNLEMDLTGVMTLQRRVTGMERDLAAIEARIHSLTREADAIEAEHPEEAAIIRERIVQIKEIWLQLTQMLKDRDAKLEEAGDLHRFLRSVDHFQSWLTKTQTDVASEDIPGSLADAERLLSQHQTIREEIDNYTQDYNKMMDYGKKITAEPSTQDDPQYMFLRERLNALNDGWAELQQMWENRQQLLSQSLDLQLLQRDAHQAEVLLAQQEHRLSKAEPPTSLDQAENMIKEHEAFLTTMEANDDKINSVVQFANRLCEEAHFDADKVQKKAENIEARRNVNREKALQQLEKLQDQLQLHQFLQDCDELGEWVQEKNLTAQDDTYRSAKTVHSKWTRHQAFEAEIGANKERLVAVQNAAEELMKQKPEFAEVISPKMSDLSDQFVNLEACTKDKGEKLFDDNREVLIHQTCDDIDSWMNELEKQIESTDTGSDLASVNILMQKQQMIETQMAVKARQVTDLETQAQYLQRTVPDKMDDIKVKKSAVEQRFEQLKAPLVQRQRHLEKKKEAFQFCRDVEDEKLWIAEKMPQAQSKEYGNSLFNVHMLKKKNQSLKTEIDNHEQRIIMVISNGQKLIDEGHESGPQFQDLIKELTQHWQELKDAIRDRNSGLLQSEKAQQYFFDANEAESWMSEQELYMMVEDRGKDEISAQNLMKKHDILEQAVEDYAETIRQLGETVRQLTMEEHPQSEQISVKQSQVDKLYAGLKDLAGERRAKLDEALRLFQLSREVDDLEQWIAEREVVAGSQELGQDYDHVTLLWERFKEFARDTEAIGSERVGTANRIADQMILMGHSDNATIAQWKDDLNDSWQDLLELIETRTQMLAASRELHKFFHDCKDTLGRIVERQRGVSDELGRDAASVSALQRKHQNFITDLTTLQSQVQQIQDESAKLQASYAGDKAKEITNREGEVLAAWAALQADCEARRVKLADTGDLFKFFNMVRTLMLWMDDVLRHMNTSEKPRDVSGVELLMNNHQSLKAEVDAREDNLAACVSLGKELLARQHYAAQDIRDRLLALNNHRHTLLRRWEERWENLQLILEVYQFARDAAVAEAWLIAQEPYLMSSELGHTIDDVENLIKKHEAFEKSAAAQEERFGALHRLTTFELKELKRRQEAAEEAERQRLAEEEAAQEEAAAAARQQEEERRRRAHPVPDTTDAPQDTQEGQSPGSDEDAIEGALIRKHEWESTTKRAGNRSWDKVYAVAKENKLWFYKDSKTYKASPDQTFRGEPPLDLAGSTSEVAADYTKKKYVFRIKLSMGGEFLLQATDDAVVNSWLSALGGQSATAGGSSARAHTLPPPQKDEQKRRSFFTLKKN; encoded by the exons ATGACGACAGACATATCGATGGTGCGCTGGGATCCGTCCCAGGTGCCCGGCCAGGAGATCATGGACGACTACGAATACGATGGCGGCAACTCTTCCTCAAGACTCTTCGAACGGTCACGCATCAAGGCGCTAGCCG ACGAACGAGAGAGTGTTCAGAAGAAGACATTCCAAAAATGGGTGAATTCTCATTTAGTTCGAGTTGGTTCACGTATAGGCGATCTATACGTGGATATGAGGGATGGCAAAATGCTCATCAAACTTTTGGAAGTACTATCCGGTGAAAGATTG CCGAGACCTACTAAGGGCAAAATGAGAATTCATTGTTTAGAAAACGTTGATAAAGCACTTCAATTTTTACGAGATCAAAGAGTCCATTTGGAAAATATGGGTTCGCACGATATTGTAGACGGCAATCCTCGTCTCAATCTCGGTTTGATTTGGACCATCATTTTAAGATTTCAG ATTCAAGATATTACTATCGAGGAGGCTGAAAATAAGGAAACCAAGTCTGCTAAAGACGCCCTTTTATTGTGGTGTCAGATGAAAACAGCTGGATACCATAATGTGAATGTAAGGAATTTCACAACATCATGGCGTGATGGTCTTGCATTCAATGCTATTATTCACAAACACCGCGCagatttaattcaatttgacaAACTTTCTAAAAGTAatcctatttacaatttgaataaCGCATTTAACACTGCTGAAGACAAGTTAGGTCTTACCAAACTGCTCGACGCTGAAG atATCTTTGTCGAACATCCCGATGAAAAATCTATAATAACATACGTTGTCACATATTATCATTACTTCAGTAAAATGAAGCAGGAAACTGTTCAAGGCAAACGTATTGGTAAAGTTGTTGGAATAGCAATGGAAAATGATCGTATGGTTAAAGAATATGAATCGTTGACCAG CGATCTCTTGCAATGGATTGAGAGTACTATTGAAGCTTTAGGTGATAGAACTTTTGCAAATTCACTGACTGGAGTTCAACAACAATTGGGACAGTTCGCCAATTACAGAACCGTTGAAAAACCACccaa atttgtGGAGAAGGGCAACTTGGAAGTTTTGCTATTTACTTTACAATCAAAAATGAGAGCCAACAATCAACGTCCGTATACACCACGTGAAGGAAAAATGATTTCAGATATTAACAAGGCTTGGGAACGATTAGAAAAAGCTGAGCACGAGAGGGAATTAGCTCTACGTGAGGAATTGATTCGCCAAGAAAAATTGGAACAACTTGCTGCTAg ATTCAATCGTAAGGCATCTATGCGCGAAACTTGGCTGTCGGAGAATCAACGTCTGGTCAGTCAAGACAACTTTGGATTTGATCTTGCGGCTGTTGAAGCTGCAGCTAAGAAGCATGAAGCCATAGAAACTGATATTTTCGCTTACGAAGAACGTGTACAGGCTGTTGTTGGAGTTTGTACTGAATTGCAAGCTGAAAG ATATCATGATGTTGATCGTATCAGTGCTAGAAGGGATAATGTTCTTCGACTCTGGGTTTATCTTATTGAACTTTTAAGAGCTAGACGTGCTCGCTTGGAACTTTCACTGCAACTTCAGCAGAACTtccag gaaATGTTGTATATTCTCGACTCAATGGAAGAAATCAAACTTAGACTTCTGACAGATGATTATGGTAAACATTTGATGGGAGTAGAAGACTTATTACAGAAGCATTCCTTAGTCGAAGCAGATATAAATGTTCTTGGAGAACGAGTAAAG ACTGTTGTTCAACAAAGTCAGCGTTTCTTGGAACAAGAAGAGGGCTATAGACCATGTGATCCCGCAATTACAGTTGATCGTATTCAACAATTGGAAGATGCATATGGTGAACTTGTCAGACTTGCAATTGAACGcag aAAGCGTCTTGAAGATAGCCGAAAACTTTGGCAATTCTATTGGGATACAGCTGATGAAGAGAACTGGATCAAAGAAAAAGAACAGATTGTATCTGTGGATGATATCGGACACGATCTTACCACTGTGTATTTGTTGTTGAGCAAACATAATGCATTGGACAATGAAGTTAAATCGCATGATCCACAATTGAAGGCAGTCATTGGTGTTGGTGACGAATTAGTTGAAGATGGCCACTTTGGAGCTGACAAAATTCAA GATAGACTACATGATATTTTGGGCCAATGGAATCATTTGCGCGATCTTGTATCTTTGCGTCGTGACAGATTAGACTCAGCAGTACGGTTCCATCAACTTATCGCTGATGCTGATGATGTCGATATTTGGATGCTTGATACATTGAG ACTTGTATCATCTGAGGATGTTGGCCGAGATGAAGCTCAAGTGCAAAGCTTGTTGAAGAAGCACAAAGATGTTACCgatgaattgaaaaattatgcCGGCATCATCCAACAACTTAAACAACAA ACCGCACAATTGGCTCCAGAACATGCCCAAGCTCCTGTTGTTGTACAACGGTTGAACTCAATCGATTCTCGTCATGGAGAATTGACTGAGTTGGGACGTCTTCGCCGACAACGCTTATTGGATGCATTATCACTttgcaaattactctctgaagCTTCTGATGCCGAACAATGGATCGCAGAAAAGGACAGAATGCTTAATACCATGGTGCCTGCTAAAGATATCGAAGATGTTGAGATTATGAAACATag ATATGATGGGTTCGAAAAGGAGATGAATGCTAACGCATCTCGTATAGCAGTTGTGAATCAATTGGCTCGCCAGTTGTTACATGTTGAACATCCAGATTCTCAACTTATCCAAACACGTCAAGCTGCTCTCAATCAATTATGGAGTCAACTCCGCGAGAAg gCGGAAGCAAAACGAGATGAACTCAATTCTGCCCAAGGTGTGCAGACCTTCCATATTGAATGCAGAGAAACTGTATCTTGGATTGAAGATAAGAAACGCATCCTTCAATCTACTGACAACTTGGAGATGGATTTGACTGGTGTTATGACTCTACAAAGACGTGTTACTGGAATGGAAAGGGATTTGGCTGCTATCGAAGCACGCATTCATTCTCTTACCCGTGAAGCAGATGCTATTGAAGCTGAACACCCAGAAGAGGCAGCAATTATCAGAGAGCGCATCGTACAAATTAAGGAAATTTGGCTACAATTGACACAGATG CTCAAAGACCGTGATGCTAAACTGGAAGAAGCCGGTGATTTGCATCGCTTCTTGCGTTCCGTTGATCATTTCCAATCATGGTTAACTAAAACTCAAACTGATGTGGCTTCCGAGGATATACCTGGATCTCTTGCTGATGCTGAAAGATTACTCTCTCAACATCAAACAATCAGAGAAGAAATTGATAACTATACTCAAGATTATAACAAGATGATGGATTATGGAAAGAAGATCACTGCT gaACCATCAACTCAAGATGATCCACAATATATGTTCTTACGTGAGCGTCTCAACGCTTTGAATGATGGTTGGGCCGAACTTCAACAAATGTGGGAAAATCGTCAACAACTGCTTTCCCAAAGCCTTGACTTACAACTTCTGCAAAGAGATGCCCATCAAGCTGAAGTTTTGCTCGCACAACAAGAACACAGACTCAGCAAAGCTGAACCACCAACATCTCTTGATCAAGCTGAAAACATGATCAAGGAACATGAAGCTTTCTTGACAACTATGGAAGCCAATgacgataaaattaattccgTTGTTCAGTTTGCCAACAGACTATGTGAAGAAGCTCATTTCGATGCTGACAAAGTACAAAAGAAAGCAGAAAATATTGAGGCTCGTCGTAATGTTAACCGAGAAAAGGCCCTTCAACAGTTGGAGAAATTACAAGATCAACTTCAATTACATCAATTCTTGCAAGATTGCGATGAGTTGGGTGAATGGGTGCAAGAGAAAAATCTCACTGCACAAGATGATACCTACCGATCTGCTAAAACCGTTCACTCCAAATGGACTAGACATCAAGCGTTTGAAGCCGAGATTGGAGCAAACAAGGAACGTTTAGTAGCTGTTCAAAATGCGGCTGAGGAGTTAATGAAGCAAAAACCAGAGTTCGCTGAAGTTATTTCACCCAAAATGTCTGATCTAAGTGATCAATTTGTCAATCTCGAAGCTTGCACTAAAGATAAGGGCGAAAAATTGTTCGACGACAATAGAGAAGTTCTCATTCATCAAACTTGCGATGATATCGATTCATGGATGAATGAACTAGAGAAGCAGATCGAAAGCACTGATACTGGATCAGATTTGGCTTCAGTTAATATCTTGATGCAAAAACAACAAATGATAGAGACACAGATGGCTGTCAAAGCTCGTCAAGTTACAGATCTCGAGACTCAAGCTCAGTATCTTCAAAGAACTGTTCCAGATAAGATGGACGATATCAAGGTCAAGAAATCTGCCGTGGAGCAACGTTTCGAGCAATTGAAAGCACCTCTTGTTCAAAGGCAGAGACACTTGGAAAAGAAGAAGGAAGCCTTCCAATTTTGTCGCGATGTTGAAGATGAGAAACTGTGGATAGCTGAAAAAATGCCCCAAGCTCAGAGCAAAGAATATGGCAATTCACTTTTCAATGTTCATATGCTCAAAAAGAAGAATCAATCACTCAAGACGGAAATCGATAATCACGAGCAAAGAATTATAATGGTCATTAGCAATGGCCAAAAATTAATAGACGAAGGTCATGAATCTGGCCCTCAGTTCCAGGATCTTATTAAGGAGCTTACTCAGCACTGGCAAGAGTTGAaag ATGCCATTAGAGACAGGAACAGTGGTCTATTACAATCAGAAAAagctcaacaatacttctttgaTGCGAACGAGGCAGAGTCATGGATGAGTGAACAAGAATTGTATATGATGGTGGAAGACCGTGGTAAGGACGAAATCTCTGCACAGAATTTGATGAAGAAACACGACATCTTAGAACAAGCCGTCGAAGATTACGCCGAAACCATCCGTCAACTCGGAGAAACAGTACGTCAGCTTACCATGGAGGAACACCCACAAAGTGAGCAAATATCAGTCAAACAATCACAAGTCGATAAGCTCTATGCCGGCCTTAAGGACTTGGCCGGAGAACGTAGGGCAAAACTCGACGAAGCCCTTCGACTCTTCCAACTCAGCAGAGAGGTTGACGATCTCGAACAATGGATCGCCGAAAGAGAGGTCGTCGCTGGTTCTCAGGAACTCGGTCAAGATTATGATCACGTCACACTCCTATGGGAGCGTTTCAAGGAATTCGCGCGCGATACCGAAGCTATCGGCTCTGAAAGAGTGGGAACAGCGAATAGAATTGCCGATCAGATGATATTAATGGGTCATTCCGACAATGCCACAATCGCTCAATGGAAGGACGATTTGAACGACTCTTGGCAGGATCTTCTCGAACTTATTGAAACCAGAACTCAAATGTTAGCCGCGTCCAGAGAACTGCATAAATTCTTCCACGATTGTAAAGATACTTTGGGACGCATTGTTGAACGTCAACGAGGTGTATCAGACGAGTTGGGACGCGACGCTGCAAGTGTTTCTGCTTTGCAACGCAAACACCAAAACTTTATCACCGATTTGACCACTCTTCAATCGCAg GTTCAGCAAATTCAAGATGAATCTGCCAAACTCCAAGCATCGTATGCTGGCGATAAAGCCAAGGAAATCACGAACAGGGAAGGCGAAGTTCTGGCCGCTTGGGCTGCTTTACAAGCAGACTGCGAAGCGAGGAGAGTCAAACTCGCCGACACTGGTGATCTATTCAAATTCTTCAACATGGTTCGTACGCTCATGCTGTGGATGGACGATGTTCTACGTCACATGAATACAAGTGAAAAACCACG tgATGTTTCCGGCGTTGAGCTGTTGATGAACAATCATCAGTCGCTCAAGGCTGAGGTAGATGCCCGCGAAGACAATCTTGCGGCTTGCGTATCCCTCGGAAAGGAATTATTAGCTCGACAACACTACGCCGCCCAGGATATTCGAGATCGATTACTTGCTCTCAATAATCATAGACACACACTACTCCGACGATGGGAAGAACGCTGGGAAAATCTACAATTAA TTTTGGAAGTTTATCAATTCGCTCGGGATGCTGCCGTTGCGGAGGCATGGTTGATTGCCCAAGAACCCTATTTAATGTCTTCAGAATTAGGTCACACAATCGACGATGTAGAAAATCTCATTAAAAAGCACGAAGCCTTTGAAAAATCTGCTGCAGCACAGGAAGAACGTTTTGGTGCCCTTCATAGATTAACCACA TTCGAATTGAAAGAGTTGAAACGTAGACAAGAAGCTGCCGAAGAAGCCGAAAGACAACGGTTAGCAGAGGAAGAAGCGGCGCAAGAAGAAGCCGCCGCCGCAGCACGTCAACAAGAAGAGGAGCGACGCCGAAGAGCTCATCCCGTTCCAGATACCACCGATGCCCCACAAGACACCCAAG AAGGTCAAAGCCCCGGCAGCGATGAAGATGCTATTGAAGGTGCTCTAATCCGTAAGCACGAATGGGAATCAACTACAAAGAGAGCCGGTAAcag ATCGTGGGACAAAGTATATGCTGTTGCTAAGGAAAACAAACTGTGGTTCTACAAAGATAGTAAGACATACAAAGCATCTCCAGATCAGACGTTCCGTGGTGAACCTCCGCTCGATCTAGCTGGTTCTACATCTGAAGTTGCTGCAGATTACACTAAGAAGAAATACGTATTCAGAATAAA ATTATCTATGGGAGGCGAATTTTTGTTGCAAGCAACTGATGATGCTGTAGTAAATTCGTGGCTGTCGGCTCTCGGTGGACAGTCAGCGACTGCTGGTGGATCGTCTGCCCGTGCACACACACTTCCCCCTCCACAAAAAGATGAACAAAAACGAAGATCATTCTTCACCTTAAAAAAGAA ttaa